Proteins encoded in a region of the Dreissena polymorpha isolate Duluth1 chromosome 6, UMN_Dpol_1.0, whole genome shotgun sequence genome:
- the LOC127835523 gene encoding sex peptide receptor-like: MINDSGLSFDDHEATMVSVVDEYNYTTSDYANGNEYNDTVAERNENDQTYSDYNHVYDDEYYLNLYDFEIITLGRVRPIIVLVVALANIFIVSYFMSGKGRGKSTNLLFVSIAFSQTITGIALLPNSFNVYIPGNDILSAVACNTYMVLKLYISMAFHTASIWQTVFLGIQRYLCVCHPLKSGNICTFWKTFVTIIITYMLSFLMHIYKLINAITHKYTHDHNCEWRTDHPCKDVCLYLWICVIFQHFLPVFLLIGLTIQTLMSLHKAQRQASPNISHKAKKIRSSRDRIITFTTALIVVCFLVPEIPYGIYTLFVLINIHSLELAKLELKTHHIMFSAYEIAMLVSFHANFWIYCMMMGDFRRALIHAFTFRCFTRDCVKRRQHCNTYQRTINTSDYPKRLQVLLSLTSIHSTTSDNITAVNEKILLRPIDDQRILPAYCKQPSKEDYNEHFDDVFV; encoded by the coding sequence GCTGAACGCAACGAAAACGACCAGACATATAGTGATTATAACCATGTATATGATGACGAATACTATTTGAATCTGTATGACTTCGAGATCATTACCCTAGGACGCGTTCGACCTATCATCGTACTAGTGGTGGCGCTTGCAAATATATTTATCGTGAGCTATTTTATGTCGGGTAAAGGACGCGGCAAGTCAACTAATTTGCTGTTTGTGAGCATCGCCTTCTCTCAGACGATTACCGGAATTGCGTTACTTCCGAACTCGTTCAACGTATACATTCCAGGCAATGATATATTATCGGCGGTAGCATGCAATACGTACATGGTCTTGAAACTCTATATCTCAATGGCGTTTCATACAGCATCCATATGGCAGACTGTCTTCTTGGGAATCCAACGTTACCTCTGCGTTTGTCATCCATTGAAATCAGGTAACATTTGCACCTTCTGGAAGACATTTGTAACAATAATCATTACATACATGCTGTCATTTCTGATGCATATTTACAAGCTGATCAATGCAATTACTCACAAGTACACCCACGACCATAATTGTGAATGGAGGACAGATCATCCTTGCAAAGATGTCTGCTTGTATCTTTGGATTTGCGTTATTTTTCAACACTTTCTCCCAGTATTCTTACTGATAGGATTGACGATTCAGACACTCATGAGCCTGCATAAGGCACAGCGACAGGCCTCCCCCAATATATCGCACAAGGCCAAGAAGATACGAAGCTCAAGGGACAGAATAATTACCTTTACGACAGCGTTGATTGTTGTCTGCTTCCTCGTGCCAGAGATCCCCTACGGGATATACACGCTGTTTGTTCTGATTAATATTCACAGTCTTGAGCTTGCAAAGCTTGAATTAAAGACACACCACATTATGTTCAGCGCATATGAGATCGCGATGCTTGTCAGCTTTCATGCAAACTTTTGGATCTACTGCATGATGATGGGCGACTTTCGCCGAGCACTCATTCACGCGTTCACGTTCAGATGTTTTACACGTGACTGCGTCAAGCGACGTCAACATTGTAATACGTACCAGCGGACCATCAATACATCGGATTACCCAAAACGCTTACAGGTACTCTTATCGCTAACAAGCATCCACTCGACTACGTCGGACAACATAACCGCTGTCAATGAAAAGATATTGCTGAGGCCTATTGATGACCAAAGAATCTTACCTGCCTACTGCAAACAACCGTCTAAGGAAGACTACAACGAGCATTTCGAcgatgtttttgtgtaa
- the LOC127834727 gene encoding dynein regulatory complex protein 9-like, translating into MSTDVSLGGSDAIHIATVLEDCVDQLSVLGKIMPASFDGRPEAFSIVHSQMNELLSGQRDLETRYQSILAKKIDLKHSTQNTGKLTDMEKEVLEMGKDLKNSTHVFARSVRQNPLTGDNMVKIQDDRLFLEGVMTETLSELIQNCTFQYLAHAVDTQKERKAHLQETILKEENGRKRVKLLQKQLTDIKKEKEKEIQERNEMIAHLKDQLQEMKAKTNMEGKYIKKCAEVSVAQTQKKCSLSEKELKDEIEGHRHEIDEEIRCNSEIVSFLTTHHQELTRKVDFWMNKYEKDVEAKQHELDVLKASKAKDLEKLQELTKLYREYEQVVVEDRIEKEKARRKQEQEAIELKASIKVQSWWRGVMVRKGFGPYAKKKKKGKKGKKGKGKKKKK; encoded by the exons ATGTCAACTGACGTGTCCCTAGGGGGCTCAGATGCGATCCACATCGCCACCGTACTCGAGGACTGTGTGGACCAGCTGTCAGTCCTCGGGAAAATCATGCCTGCATCCTTCGATGGACGACCAGAAGCTTTCAGT ATTGTTCACTCCCAAATGAATGAGTTGCTCAGTGGACAGAGGGATCTAGAAACAAGATACCAGTCCATCCTTGCAAAGAAGATTGACCTCAAACACAGTACGCAAAACACTGGCAAGCTCACAGATATGGAAAAGGAAGTATTGGAGATGGGAAAAGACCTGAAAAACAGCACCCATGTGTTTGCGAGGAGTGTCCGACAGAATCCACTGACCGGCGATAATATGGTTAAAATTCAAGATGACCG gttATTCTTGGAGGGTGTTATGACGGAGACACTCTCAGAGCTCATTCAGAACTGCACATTCCAGTACCTGGCTCATGCTGTGGACACTCAGAAGGAGAGGAAGGCTCACCTCCAGGAAACCATCCTCAA GGAAGAGAATGGGAGGAAAAGAGTTAAGCTGCTTCAGAAGCAACTCACAGACATCAAGAAAGAAAAGGAGAAAGAGATACAAGAAAGAAATGAAATGATTGCTCACCTGAAG GACCAACTTCAAGAGATGAAGGCAAAGACTAACATGGAAGGCAAGTACATCAAGAAGTGTGCAGAGGTCAGCGTGGCGCAGACACAGAAGAAATGCTCCCTGTCAGAGAAAGAACTCAAGGACGAGATCGAG GGTCACCGTCATGAGATTGACGAGGAGATACGATGCAACTCTGAGATTGTCTCCTTCCTGACAACCCATCACCAAGAACTCACTCGCAAG GTTGATTTCTGGATGAACAAGTACGAGAAGGATGTTGAGGCCAAGCAGCACGAGCTGGACGTGCTCAAGGCATCCAAGGCCAAGGACCTGGAGAAACTTCAAGAGCTCACCAAACTG TATCGAGAATACGAGCAGGTAGTGGTAGAGGATAGAATTGAGAAAGAGAAAGCCCGCAGAAAGCAGGAACAGGAGGCCATAGAGTTGAAGGCATCTATTAAG GTCCAATCGTGGTGGAGAGGAGTTATGGTTCGAAAGGGGTTTGGCCCCTATGCCAAGAAAAAGAAGAAGGGCAAAAAGGGAAAGAAAGGGAAgggaaagaagaagaagaagtag